The sequence CGAGAACAGGTACTTGTGCTGCACCATCGACTGCGGCGCGCCGCGCAGCAGCACCGGCGGCACCTGCTCCTCGTCGAGCTTCAGCTTGTAGTCCACGGCGGACGCGGTCAGCTCGGCCGCGCGTTCCACCTGGCCCAGCGGAGAGTCCTGGAACAGGAAGAAGAAGTTGGCGTTGAGCGCGATCCGGTCGCGGCGGCCGAGGTAGCGGTACGGCCAGAACGTGTCGAGCCAGCTGCGCACCCCGGGCGACCGGTCGTACTCCTCGAGCGCGGCCTGCAGCCCGTGCGCGGGGCTGTCCGGCGAAAGGAACTCCGCCACGGCCGCTTCGGTTTCGGCCAGCTCGTCCGGGGTCAGCAGCGGGGCGCACCACTCGAGGAAGCGGCGGCCGCTGTCCTCCAGCGTGGGAACGGGGACGCGGGGGAGCCGCTCCTCGTTGCCGAAGGTGCGGGTGGACCATTCCGGACTGCTCACGATCATCCTTCTCAGCGGGTTTCGAGCGCGGTGGCCAAGGCGTCCGCGCCTTCGGGACGGGAAACGAACAACCGGGCGTAGAGCCATCCTTCGGACTCGAGCCCGGTGGGGTCGACGCCGGCGGCGCCGAGGGTGTCGAGGATCTGCGTCTGCTCCTCGGCGGAGGCGAACCGCCGCTGCCGGAACACCCCGCCGACTTCGGCGGTCTCGTAGCCCAGCCCGGCCAGGCTGTCGGCGACCGGGTCGTAGGAGAACATCCGCAGCACGAAGTGCGCCATCCACGGCCGCGCGCCGCGCGCGATCCGGGCGAGCGTCTTCTCGGTGACGTAGCCGACGCAGCCGGTGGAGACGACGAGGTCGACGTCGTCGAGGAGCTTCCGCTGGGTGCTGTCCGGGTCTTCGCGCTCGAGGTCGGCGTGGATCGCCTCGTCGAGGAACCCGGCGGAAAGCGCGTACTCGAGCGCGGGCGCCGACGCGTCGAGGCCGTAGAAGCGCGGGCCGCCGTCGTCGACGATCTTCGCCCGGTCCGCCTCGATCAGCGACGCGTGGTCCAGCGCGGTCACCGCCGGATCGGTGTAGTGGGCGTACAGGTCGTCCATCGTGGCGTCGCACCGCACGAGCGCCGCGTTGACCCCGTAGGAGCAGCCGACGTCGAGCACGGTCGGCTGCTGGGCGGGGTGTTCGGCGATCAGCTTCGCGAAGTAGGGCTTCGCGAGCTGCGGGATGTGGTAGTCCACGCGCCGCAGCGTGCCGAAGAACGGGCGCGGGTCGGGTGCGGTGTAGATGTGGTCGAAGGAGATCTTGCCGGTCGAGTCGAAAGGCACGGGCCAGGCTCCTGATCTCTTAGTCGAGCAGTTCGTCGCTGCGGACGGTGCGTCCGGTGACGTGTGCGGGCAGGGTCCGGCCGAACAGCTGCCTGGTCCGCTCCGCGCTGCCGATCACCCCCGGGCGCTCGCTGTAGGCGAAGATCGCGGAATGCCGCGCGATCGCGCCCTCCACCGTACTCACCCGGTGCAAGGCGAAGCGACCCTGGAAGAGCTGAAGATCGCCCGGACGTAGGTCGAGGCGCTGGACCGGATGGGTGCCGTCCTCCCGGAGCACGGCGCGGACCGCGGGGAAGTTCTCGTCCGTGGTGGACCGGATGTTGGGGCAGTATTCGAAGGTGCCGCCCGCTTCCGCGGCCTGCGTCAACATGCTGACGGTGTAGGCGTTGGTGTCGAAGTGCCACGGGTGCGCGCGGCCGGGCGCGATCACGTTGAGCGTCAGCCCGGCGAGCGGGTCGGCCAGCTCGTGCAGTTCCGGCAGGCCGAAGCAGTCGGCGACGAACCGCTGGAACAGCGGGCTGGTGTAGAGCCGGTCGATGATCGACGACGCGGGGATGCGGTCGCGGGCGACGAAGGCGTTGCCGCGTTCCATGATCGTCCGGCCGGGGTGGTCACGGGGCAGCGGCTCGTCGATCGCGGTGTTGTAGGCGTTGACCTTTTCGATCTTCGTGTAGGCGTGCGGTTCGAGTTCGGCGCACTCGGTGCGCAGGACCTCCCGCAGTTCCGGCCGGATGAAGTCGGCGAGGACGCTGCAGCCGACTTCGGCCAGGTCCGCGCGCGTGCGGTCGACGGCTGCCCGCCAGGCAGCGCTTCCCGGCTCGGTGAGCGGGTAGCGCTCGGTGTCGACCATGCCCAAGGTATCCACGGAGGTGCTCAACGAAGTCCCTTTCGGCAGGTGAAGCTTCGGTGCTTGCCCTGGTCGTGAAAGGAAAGAGTTAGCACAGATCGTCACCGCTCACCCGTGCGTTTGTGAGCGGTGACACAAGGTCATCAGTTGCCGATTTCGGTGGCCCACGAACTGAGCGTGACGGTGTCCGTGGTGCCCAGGTCGGTGTCGAGAGGCTGCTTTTGCTCATGTTCGCCGGGAACCGGCACCACCGAAATCGCCGCGCCCGTGCGCGTGTCGCCGGAGGTGACGGTGGCCGACCAGGCGAGCACGGCCACGACCTTCGCGCCCGGTTGGACGGTCAGGTCCTGCGGGCCGAGGTCCCGCGCGAAGTACGAAGTCCCGTGCTCGACCTTGACATCCAGCGGCGTTCCGTCGCCCGCCAGGACTTTCAGGTCCGGGTAGCCGGTGACCTTTCGCGGCCGGGTGTCCAGGTTGGTCAGCGTCAGCACGCTGGCGCGGTGGCCGAGCCCGGCTTCCACCGGTCCGACCGAAAGGGACAGCCCGCTCGACGGCGGCGGCGCGTAGGTCGGGCTCGGCGTCACCGTGGGCACGGGCGGCGGTGGTGGTGCCGGACTGTCACAGCCCGCCAAGAGCGCGACGAGCAAAAGCGGCACGATGCGAGAAACCCCCATGGGGCCGAAGGTTAGCGCGGCGGGGGCGGCTGGTCGCGGGAGCGTCGCGAATGACTCATTCGCGGCTCCGGCGGTCTCGAATGAGTCATTCGCGACCTGGTGCGGTCCGACCGAGCCGGCGGCGGCCCGCGCCCCACCGGCTCCGCGGTGTCTTGAATGAGTCATTCAGGACCTCCGGTGACCTGAATGACTCATTCAAGACGTCGGCAGACCTACCTCACGGGGTCAGCAGCGGCAGCAGCGGCTTGCGCACCGCCGTCGCGACGCCGTCCGAAGCCGCCGCCGCGGCGAGCCGCTCGGCCGACGGCCGTCCGTAGCCCGTCGTGCGCTGCACGAGGGGGCGGCCCAGTGGTTCGACCATCGCGCGCATGTCGCTGATCGTCTTGTACGACCCGTTCGACGCACCCGCCATCCGGCTGATCGTCTCCTCCATCAGCGTGCCGCCGATGTCGTTGACGCCGCCCTGCAGCACCGCGCGGCTGCCCTCTTCGCCCAGCTTCACCCAGGAGCTCTGGATGTTGTCGATCATGCCGTGCAGCAGGAGCCGGGACAGCGCGTGCACCGCGCGGTTCTCGCGCAGCGTCGTGCCGGGACGGGCGAGGCCGGCCAGGTAGATCGGCGCGCTCTGGTGGATGAACGGCAGCAGCACGAACTCGCTGAACCCGCGCCGGCCGTGCTTCTCCAGGCCTTCGCGCTGCAGCCGCGCGAGCAGCTTCAGGTGCGCGACCCAGTGCGCGGGCGTGTCGACGTGGCCGTACATCATCGTCGACGTCGTCGGCAGCCCGACCTCGTGCGCGGTCGTGACGACCTTGATCCACTCCGACGTCGGCAGCTTGCCCTTGGTGAGCACCCAGCGGACGTCGTCGTCGAGGATCTCCGCGGCCGTGCCCGGCAGGGAGTCCACACCGGCCTCTTTCGCCTTGATCAGCCAATCGCGAAGCGACAGGTTGGTCCGCGAAGCGCCGTTCACGACCTCCATCGGGCTGTAGGAGTGCAGGTGGATCTCCGGCTGACGCCGCTTGACCTCGGCCGCGAGGTCGAAGTACGCGGTGCCCGGCAGGTCCGGGTGGATGCCGCCCTGCATGCAGATCTCGGTCGCGCCCGCGGCCCACGCCTCGTCGACGCGGTCGCCGACCTGCTCCAGGGAAAGCGTGTACGCGTCGGCGTCGGTGCGACGCTGCGCGAAGGCGCAGAAGCGGCAACCCGTGTAGCAGACGTTGGTGAAGTTGATGTTCCGCGTGACGACGAACGTGATGTCGTCCCCGACGGTCTCGCGGCGCAGGTCATCAGCCAGCCGCGTGAACGCGTCCAGCTCCTTGCCGTCGGCGTGCAGGAGCGCCAGTGCGGCGTCGTCGGACAGCCCGGCCGGGTCCTTTTCCGCGCTGCGCAACGCTTCCAGGATGTCCGTGTCGAACTTCTGCGGCCCGGTCTTGATCCGGTCGCCGATCTCCTTCCAGTCCCCGTAGACGGAGTCGAAGTCGCTGCGGCGGTCCTCGGTGCGGCCGCTGGTGTCGATCTCGGTGTGCAGGTCGGTGCGGCCGGACTCCTGCCAGCCGCCGTCCGGCTCCTGCCACGGGATGCCCACCGGCATCGCGCCTTCGCGGGCCATCCCGGTGTCGTAGTCGACGAGCGCGGCGACGTGCCGGGTGATCCGCGGGTCCAGCCACGGCTCGCCGGCCTTGACGTACTCCGGGTAGATGGTGAGCCGTTCCTTGAGCTCGAAGCCGGCCTTCTCGGTGCGGCGGGCGAGCTCGTCGATCTGCGGCCACGCGCGTTCCGGGTTCACGTGGTCCGGGGTCAGCGGCGAGACGCCACCCCAGTCGTCGATGCCGGCACGGATCATCAGGTCGTACTGGCTGCCGATCAGGTTCGGCGGCGCCTGGATACGCATCTTCGGGCCGAGCACCAGCCGCGCGACGGCGATGTTCGCGGCGAGTTCTTCGAGGTCGGCGTCCGGCGTCGCGCGCATCTTCGTGTCCGGCTTGGCCCGGAAGTTCTGGACGATGACTTCCTGGATGCCGCCGTAGGTCTTGGCGATCTTGCGGATCTCGAACAGCGCGTCCGCGCGCTCCTCGAACGTCTCGCC is a genomic window of Amycolatopsis lexingtonensis containing:
- a CDS encoding class I SAM-dependent methyltransferase, translating into MPFDSTGKISFDHIYTAPDPRPFFGTLRRVDYHIPQLAKPYFAKLIAEHPAQQPTVLDVGCSYGVNAALVRCDATMDDLYAHYTDPAVTALDHASLIEADRAKIVDDGGPRFYGLDASAPALEYALSAGFLDEAIHADLEREDPDSTQRKLLDDVDLVVSTGCVGYVTEKTLARIARGARPWMAHFVLRMFSYDPVADSLAGLGYETAEVGGVFRQRRFASAEEQTQILDTLGAAGVDPTGLESEGWLYARLFVSRPEGADALATALETR
- a CDS encoding arpA protein; translated protein: MVDTERYPLTEPGSAAWRAAVDRTRADLAEVGCSVLADFIRPELREVLRTECAELEPHAYTKIEKVNAYNTAIDEPLPRDHPGRTIMERGNAFVARDRIPASSIIDRLYTSPLFQRFVADCFGLPELHELADPLAGLTLNVIAPGRAHPWHFDTNAYTVSMLTQAAEAGGTFEYCPNIRSTTDENFPAVRAVLREDGTHPVQRLDLRPGDLQLFQGRFALHRVSTVEGAIARHSAIFAYSERPGVIGSAERTRQLFGRTLPAHVTGRTVRSDELLD
- a CDS encoding DUF4232 domain-containing protein, whose protein sequence is MGVSRIVPLLLVALLAGCDSPAPPPPPVPTVTPSPTYAPPPSSGLSLSVGPVEAGLGHRASVLTLTNLDTRPRKVTGYPDLKVLAGDGTPLDVKVEHGTSYFARDLGPQDLTVQPGAKVVAVLAWSATVTSGDTRTGAAISVVPVPGEHEQKQPLDTDLGTTDTVTLSSWATEIGN
- a CDS encoding bifunctional FO biosynthesis protein CofGH, producing MGPEPDATTPTASAMRRALARARDGKTLDVAEAAVLLHARGEDLGKLSEYASRIRDAGLAEAGRAGIITYSRKVFIPLTRLCRDRCGYCTFVTVPGRLESPFLSPDEVLDIARKGAEMGCKEALFTLGDRPEDRWKAAREWLDAHGYDDTLSYVRAMAIRVLEETGLLPHLNPGVLTWQDFQRLKPVAPSMGMMLETTATRLWSEKGGPHYGSPDKDPAVRLRVLEDAGRSSVPFTTGVLIGIGETFEERADALFEIRKIAKTYGGIQEVIVQNFRAKPDTKMRATPDADLEELAANIAVARLVLGPKMRIQAPPNLIGSQYDLMIRAGIDDWGGVSPLTPDHVNPERAWPQIDELARRTEKAGFELKERLTIYPEYVKAGEPWLDPRITRHVAALVDYDTGMAREGAMPVGIPWQEPDGGWQESGRTDLHTEIDTSGRTEDRRSDFDSVYGDWKEIGDRIKTGPQKFDTDILEALRSAEKDPAGLSDDAALALLHADGKELDAFTRLADDLRRETVGDDITFVVTRNINFTNVCYTGCRFCAFAQRRTDADAYTLSLEQVGDRVDEAWAAGATEICMQGGIHPDLPGTAYFDLAAEVKRRQPEIHLHSYSPMEVVNGASRTNLSLRDWLIKAKEAGVDSLPGTAAEILDDDVRWVLTKGKLPTSEWIKVVTTAHEVGLPTTSTMMYGHVDTPAHWVAHLKLLARLQREGLEKHGRRGFSEFVLLPFIHQSAPIYLAGLARPGTTLRENRAVHALSRLLLHGMIDNIQSSWVKLGEEGSRAVLQGGVNDIGGTLMEETISRMAGASNGSYKTISDMRAMVEPLGRPLVQRTTGYGRPSAERLAAAAASDGVATAVRKPLLPLLTP